The following are encoded in a window of Bacillota bacterium genomic DNA:
- a CDS encoding DDE-type integrase/transposase/recombinase, translating into MTDKPRRIGSPTKAQGLLRAEVPVGRFDSTEQRPGALEIDLVEHNGGSSLGQFAYTLHMVDVVTGFSRRRAVLGRSQRVVFDALSTLLGEWRYAVWALHTDNGSEFLSHHLVRFTRERSLRFERGRPYHKNDQPYVEQKNRQLVREVVGYARYDTPEAVAWLNAVYAVLDPLRQWVRAGAEGGRQASGRRQGAQALRPGPPSGGPRLRVRGVEAGAPGRAGSATTGHQPPELASPARTADRPGTAGSRGHGPCCSSTGWVAFSRG; encoded by the coding sequence GTGACGGACAAGCCCCGCCGCATCGGCTCCCCCACCAAGGCCCAGGGCCTGCTGCGGGCCGAAGTGCCCGTTGGGCGCTTCGACTCCACCGAACAGCGTCCCGGGGCCCTGGAGATCGACCTGGTGGAGCACAACGGGGGAAGCTCTCTGGGTCAGTTTGCCTATACGCTGCACATGGTCGATGTCGTCACCGGGTTTAGTCGGCGCCGGGCGGTGCTGGGCCGCAGCCAGCGCGTCGTCTTCGACGCCCTCAGCACCCTTCTGGGCGAGTGGCGCTATGCGGTCTGGGCCCTCCACACGGACAACGGTTCCGAGTTCCTCAGCCATCACCTGGTACGCTTTACCCGCGAGCGCAGCCTTCGGTTTGAACGGGGCCGCCCTTACCACAAGAACGACCAGCCCTACGTCGAGCAGAAAAACCGCCAACTGGTGCGGGAGGTGGTGGGTTATGCCCGTTATGACACCCCCGAAGCGGTCGCCTGGCTCAACGCCGTCTATGCGGTGCTGGACCCCTTACGTCAATGGGTTCGTGCCGGTGCGGAAGGTGGTCGCCAAGCCTCGGGAAGGAGGCAAGGTGCGCAAGCGCTACGACCGGGCCCGCCCTCCGGTGGACCGCGTCTTCGAGTCAGGGGTGTTGAAGCCGGAGCGCCAGGCCGCGCTGGATCAGCAACGACGGGCCATCAACCCCCTGAGCTGGCATCACCAGCTCGAACAGCTGATCGCCCAGGGACCGCCGGCAGCAGGGGCCACGGCCCCTGCTGCTCCTCAACCGGTTGGGTTGCATTCTCTCGTGGGTGA
- a CDS encoding polysaccharide deacetylase family protein yields the protein MAGAFAGWPPGVQAAVSLTFDDALDSQLEVAVPLLEAYGVRGTFYVNPGPGSRFERDLARWRAVHQQGHELANHTLRHPCSGEHPFIDPAQALERWSLAEIEADVVAASARLRELVPGIGRFSFAYPCGESFVGEGPRRQSYEPVIARHFTVARGVGGLANDPATCRLHRLEAWVVSGVGAAEVVAPVERALAAGRWVTLCFHGVGGDYLAVEPGVLRELLRWLAGLRPRVWVDTVQAVGEYVAAGRGEGKRGMPTPPGVPSP from the coding sequence ATGGCCGGGGCGTTCGCCGGGTGGCCGCCGGGGGTGCAGGCGGCCGTGTCGCTCACCTTCGACGATGCGCTGGACTCCCAGCTGGAGGTGGCGGTGCCGCTGCTGGAAGCGTACGGCGTGAGGGGCACCTTCTACGTCAACCCCGGGCCCGGCAGCCGGTTCGAGCGCGACCTCGCGCGGTGGCGGGCCGTGCACCAGCAGGGCCACGAACTGGCCAACCATACCCTGCGCCACCCCTGCAGCGGGGAACACCCGTTCATCGACCCGGCGCAGGCCCTGGAGCGGTGGAGTCTGGCCGAGATCGAGGCAGACGTGGTGGCGGCCTCGGCGCGGCTGCGGGAGCTGGTGCCGGGCATCGGGCGCTTCAGCTTCGCCTACCCGTGCGGGGAGAGCTTCGTGGGCGAGGGGCCCCGGCGGCAGTCGTACGAACCGGTCATCGCCCGCCACTTCACCGTGGCCCGGGGGGTGGGCGGGCTGGCCAACGACCCGGCCACCTGCCGGCTGCACCGGCTGGAGGCCTGGGTGGTGAGCGGGGTCGGCGCAGCCGAGGTCGTGGCGCCGGTCGAGCGGGCGCTCGCGGCCGGGCGGTGGGTGACCCTCTGCTTCCACGGGGTCGGGGGCGACTACCTGGCGGTGGAGCCAGGCGTGCTTCGGGAGCTGCTGCGCTGGCTGGCGGGGCTGCGGCCCCGGGTCTGGGTCGACACAGTGCAGGCCGTGGGCGAGTACGTGGCGGCGGGGCGGGGTGAGGGTAAGCGCGGCATGCCGACGCCGCCCGGCGTGCCGTCACCTTGA